From the Lathyrus oleraceus cultivar Zhongwan6 chromosome 4, CAAS_Psat_ZW6_1.0, whole genome shotgun sequence genome, one window contains:
- the LOC127138556 gene encoding uncharacterized protein LOC127138556 has translation MDTDEECSIVLQLSEKDPFFDEKKKLLQCKGFSPKERIFLRCTPELPRMNDIVKILLQIARVIQLNELELYFAEDDASVEFYSPRNELEALNSIVLVTDKSLSSCTHSHTNILQGLRQMVLDLISDFWEQKNTKEGIEKHHICEKEEHLIEWGKSHGVKAQLKIAYVEGAGRGMIGGEDLKVGDIAIEIPVPLIISEELVLETDMYQVLKEVDGISSETILLLWSMKEKYNCDSKFKLYFDTLPEKFNTGLSFGIEAITMLDGTLLFEEIMQAREHLHAQYDELVPALCNGFPDIFPPELYTWEKFLWACELWYSNSMKIMYSDGKLRTCLIPLAGFLNHSLHPHIMHYGKVDPSTNSLKFCLSRPCRSGVECCLSYGNFSSSHFITFYGFLPQGNNPYDVIPLDIDSSDVDSIEHKPVSNWTTHMVRGTWLSNNHSIFHYGLPSPLLDHLRRSRSSVLQTKTFLQGNLENELEVLGDLKDIFDDMVDNMGDIDLDDSENYNWDEKMAVDFKNLQRRIARSVSISCSSGVNMLKNELQKCMAEDITG, from the exons ATGGATACTGATGAGGAATGCTCAATTGTTCTTCAGTTATCTGAAAAGGATCCTTTCTTTGATGAAAAGAAG AAACTATTACAGTGTAAAGGGTTCAGTCCCAAGGAACGGATATTTCTCCGGTGCACTCCAGAACTTCCTAGGATGAATGATATCGTAAAGATCTTACTTCAGATTGCAAGAGTCATACAGTTAAATGAG CTAGAACTCTATTTTGCTGAAGACGATGCATCAGTGGAGTTTTACAGCCCCAGGAATGAGTTGGAGGCTCTCAATTCAATTGTTTTGGTCACTGATAAATCACTTTCTAGTTGTACACATTCCCATACAAATATCCTGCAAGGGTTACGTCAAATGGTTCTTGatttaatttctgatttttgGGAGCAAAAAAATACGAAGGAAGGAATTGAAAAGCACCACATTTGTGAGAAAGAAGAACACCTGATTGAGTGGGGTAAAAGCCATGGTGTAAAGGCACAATTAAAAATAGCCT ATGTTGAAGGAGCAGGACGGGGAATGATAGGAGGGGAAGATCTAAAAGTTGGAGATATTGCTATAGAAATTCCTGTGCCCCTTATCATTTCCGAGGAGCTTGTGCTTGAAACTGATATG TATCAAGTCTTAAAAGAGGTTGATGGCATATCATCTGAGACAATATTGCTACTATGGAGTATGAAAGAGAAATACAACTGTGATTCAAAATTCAAATTATACTTTGACACACTTCCAGAAAAATTTAATACAG GATTGAGTTTCGGTATTGAGGCGATTACAATGTTAGATGGAACCTTGCTGTTTGAAGAGATAATGCAAGCAAGAGAG CATCTGCATGCTCAGTATGATGAGTTGGTTCCTGCTCTGTGCAATGGCTTTCCTGATATATTTCCTCCAGAGCTGTACACGTGGGAGAAATTTCTATGGGCCTGTGAGCTTTGGTATTCCAATAGCATGAAGATAATGTATTCAGATGGAAAGTTGAGGACATGTTTGATCCCTCTTGCTGGCTTTCTTAATCACTCA CTGCACCCACATATTATGCACTATGGCAAAGTAGATCCTTCAACAAATTCATTGAAATTTTGTCTATCAAGACCATGCAGATCTGGAGTAGAATGCTGCTTAAGCTACGGGAACTTCTCTAGCTCTCATTTTATTACGTTTTACGGTTTCTTACCTCAAGGAAACAACCCGTATGATGTCATTCCTTTAG ACATTGATAGTTCTGATGTTGATTCTATTGAGCATAAGCCTGTGTCCAACTGGACAACTCACATGGTGCGTGGTACTTGGCTCTCCAACAATCACAGCATATTCCATTATGGCCTTCCCTCTCCATTATTGGATCATCTTCGGAGATCTCGAAGTTCCGTGCTGCAAACAAAGACATTT TTGCAAGGAAACTTGGAAAATGAGCTGGAAGTTCTTGGAGATCTTAAAGACATCTTCGATGACATGGTGGACAATATGGGTGATATCGATCTTGATGACAG TGAAAACTACAATTGGGATGAAAAAATGGCAGTGGATTTTAAAAATCTACAAAGACGAATCGCCCGTTCTGTTTCAATTTCATGCAGTTCTGGGGTCAACATGTTGAAGAATGAACTACAGAAGTGTATGGCTGAGGACATCACAGGCTAA